One genomic region from Arthrobacter pigmenti encodes:
- a CDS encoding DUF2273 domain-containing protein yields MNLTVVGILIGTVLAFAALIFGFWGFLLVALFMAIGAFAGRVAEGKLDLRSVRDALAGRRSSS; encoded by the coding sequence ATGAACCTCACCGTCGTCGGCATACTGATTGGCACAGTCCTCGCGTTCGCTGCACTCATTTTCGGCTTCTGGGGCTTCCTCCTGGTTGCGCTTTTCATGGCCATCGGTGCATTCGCTGGCCGTGTCGCGGAGGGCAAGCTGGACCTGCGCAGCGTTCGTGATGCCCTGGCCGGCCGCCGTTCATCCTCGTGA